From Paenibacillus sp. PL2-23:
AGCCGCTCCAACTGCTCGTCGATCATTCCACATTTTATCGTAATTTCGACGTTCTCGTGCTCCAGGGACTGGTCAATAATCAGCTTCAAGCTTAGCGCTCCTTCCTTGCTGCTCTCGACGGTTTATCGTATCTGTAGAACAGCATACCACCTTCTGCCAGATGCGCAATGCCTTCTGGGGTGAGATGCACGAGTTTAGGGTCAAGATGCAGTGTAAACAAGAAAAACGTATGACGGCGTCCTGAATAAAAACTTTCGCCATAGTCATCATCTCGACCGGGCTTCTAACGGTCAAAAAAATCCTTTAAACTAATCAAATCGGCCATCCAAAGTTGTAACGGTCATTTTCGAAAGTTAGATCGATAATTGTGGTAAAGTCGGAGCGTTTAGGAGGGCTAAGCGTCAAATTTGCCCGTTACAGGCTGGAAAGCGCTACATTCGAGCTCTAAGCGCATGTTTTGTCCGTTAGCGTTGTGGCGTTCGAACCGCGTGAAAATGTTATAAATTCTGGTGGTAAAGACTTCATCCTGCCGCTTAAAATGAAAATCCCCGCTTATCAGCGGGGATGACATATTCGCTTCATATTCAAGGCTCGTCTACGACAACAAGCAGCGATGAAAACACCTCGCGCGGCACACCTGGCGTATTGACACCGTCGACCTTGTTAATCGGCGTATTGTTGATGTCGTAGCCTCCGCTGCTGTTCAACGTAGCCGCGGTAGACGAACCGCCGCCGTCCATGTTCAGCGCTTGATAGGCGCCGAGCTCCTTCATATATCGGCCAAGCTCTTCTATATAGAAGCCAGTAGAGCCGCCCGCTCCCCTGCCGTCTACAACAACGAAGAATACGCTGCCGTCGCTCCGGATGCCAACGGCTGTACGGGGATGCCTGTCATTGTGGCGATAATAGGTTTGCTCATCGTAATCCGGGTGCGACGGACTGGAGATGACCTTGCCCCGGAAATCCTGGACTCCCCCATCCTTTACCAGCCAGTATTGGCCGCCCGAGGCTTGGTACAGATCATCTCGCACCCCCTCCCAATCCTCGTCGTAGGTGCCGATGACTGGCGTGCCGTCATCCTTAATGCCGAAGAAGCCATGGAGCGGATAGCTTTTGCCGTCAACGCCTGATATCCTCACTCCATTAATGACTGACGAGCCGTCTTTAATCATATAGCCTTCAGGGCCTTGCTCCGTGTAGAACTCACCGTTCACGCCAGCGACAACCTTCTTGCCGCTAATATGGGTGGTCGCGGCTTGTTCCGCCACCGTTGCCTTAATGGAATCGTGGCCCTCGCTGTCCTCGATCCGAATATAGTTGCCGTTCGCATCCGTAGGAGGAATCTGGTTGTCCTTCACCCCGACGATAATGGACACATCCGGTCTCGTCAGATCGACGTCGATGATATTGGCTTTCTGGAGATGGCCATACCGATCTACAAAATCCATCTGCCGGTGAACCACACCCGGTGCTACGGTAACCGATTGATCGCGGAGCACGCTCAGGATGATTGGCTTGTAAGCCGTACCAGCTTGGGGCAGCGATTGAAGCTGAGGCCTGCCCTCCTCCTTGTCCAGCACCCATATATGGCGGAAATCCCAATTCAGGGCACTTTCATATGTAGCCTGAGCAACAAGCGATCCATCTGCAGCGTCGGCTCCTTGGCCGTTGCCAGCCGCGCCGCCTGTTGCCGCTGCTCCCTGCACCAGAGCGTTGACCGACGCGATATTGCTCGCAAGCGTCGGCGTACCGTTAAGCCGGCCGACGATCCGGCCGATATTGCCGCCGACGTTGTCAATCGTGCCGGCCAACACGGCATTGCCTTGAATGACTGCTCCCGTATAGGCATATGCCGTAATTCCGCCGGTATTGTTCTCCTCGGATTGTACATCGGGTACCACATAGGAGCCTATAAGCCGCGAGCCAGCCTCCGATACCGCGACGAGCCCGCCGCTCTCTACCCTTGCGCTGACCGAAGCGTCCGCATAGACGTGACGGATTGTGCCCGTGTTGGAGACCGCAACCCCCGCGCTGCGGTAGCCGCCGGACACTGTACCGGTAACAAAGGCTTCGCGGATCGTCCCCAAATTGCGGGCCGCAATGCCCGCTGCCCAATACGTAGAGTTCGTATCCAGGCTCGTAACCGCGACATTCGAGAAGCCGATTCGCTCGATGACGCCATAGTTGTCGACGACAAAGGCCGCTTTCGGCTGTGAGACGCTGCCCGCCGCGTGAAGACCGCTGATGACATGTCCGTTCCCATCCAGCGTGCCGTTGAATGACGGAATAGGCTGGAACATCCCGTTCAGCTCAATGTCCGCCGACAGCACATAATCTCCCCCTGGATTCGTCCGAAGCTGCTCCAGGTCCGCTGCGGTCGACAGCTGAATCGCCTGCTGCTCCGGCACGCTCCGCAAGCCGGGGTGGTCCAGCGCCGCGCTCCACCGCCATACCGCACTGAAATTCCAGCCCAGCGTTTCTTCGTAGAACCATGGACGGTCCAGGGTGGAAGCGGATGCGTCCATGCCTTGAGCATTGCTTGTCGTGCCGCCGGTAACGGGCGATCCTTGCACAAGCGCGCCTACCGAAGCGAAATTGTTCGCAAGCGTCGGCGTGCCGTTCATACGGCCGACAATCCGGCCAATATTGGTGCCGCCGTTCTTTATCGTACCCGCCAGCACCACGTTGTCTCTGATAACTGCGCCGGTATACGCGTATGCCGTAATTCCGCCGGTATTATTGCCTGCCGACTCGACATCTGGCACGACATAAGAGCCCTCCAGCAGCGAGCCGGCCTCCGACACCGCGACCAATCCGCCGCTTTCCACCTTCGCGTGGACAGACGCGTCTGTGTAGACATGACGAATCGTGCCTGAGTTCGAAACGGCAATGGCCGCACTGCGATAACCGCCTGACACATCGCCTGTAACGAATGCCTCGCGGATTGTACCCAGATTGCGGGCTGCAATGCCGGAAGCCCAATAGATGGAGCTTGTGTCGAGGCTCGTGGAGTCTACCTGCCTGAATCCGATTCGCTCGATGACACCGTAATTGTCCACGATGAACGCAGCTTTGGGCAGTGAAGCGCTGCCCGCCACCGTCAGGCCGGTGATGATATGCCCATCCCCGTCGAGCGTGCCGCTAAACGACGCAATGGGTTGAAACATCCCGCTCAGCGCAATGTCCGCCGTCAGCACGTAATCCAAATCTGGACTCGTGCGAAGCTGCTCCAGGTCCGCTGCAGTCGACAGCTCTATCGCGTGCTGCTCAGGTACGCTCCGCAGGACGGGACGATCCAGCACCGCGCTTATCCTCCACCGCTTGCTATAATCCCAGCCCAGCGTTCCCTCATATATGGAGGGATCGCCAAGCGCCGCATCCGTCGCGTTCTGCCCGTGCTTATTGCTGAGCGTGCCTCCGGAGGCCGCCGCTCCCTGCACCAGCGCGCTCACTGACGCTATGTTGTTCTCTAGCGTAGGCGTGCCGTTAAGCCGGCCGACTATCCGGCCAATATTGCTTCCCCCGCTGACAATGGTGCCCGCCAATACCGCATTGTCGCGGATGACGGCGCCCGTGTAGGCATACGCCGTGATGCCGCCAGTGTTATTGTCGGCAGACTGCACATCCGGCACCACATAAGAGCCTTCCAATCGGGAGCCGGCCTCCGATACCGCCACAAGGCCTCCGCTTTCCACTTTAGCGCTAACCGAAGCGTCCGCATAAACGTGGCGGATTGTGCCCGTGTTGGAGACCGCAACCCCCGCGCTGCGGTAACCGCCGGACACCTCGCCGGTCACGAAGGCTTCGCGAATCGTACCCAGGTTGCGGGCCGCGATGCCCGCCGCCCAATAGGAAGAGTTGGTATCCAGGCTGGTTACATCTACATCTGTAAATCCAATATTCTCGATCAAGCCGTAGTTATCAATGATAAAAGCCGCCTTCGGCTGCGATGCGCCGCCAGCCACGGTCAGGCCGCTAATGACATGGCCAGCCCCGTCCAGCGTGCCGCTAAACGCCGATATCGGCTGGAACGTCCCGCTTAACGCGATGTCGGCCGCCAGCCTGTAGTGCCCTGCGGGATTCGTCCGAAGCTGCTCCAGATCCGCTGCGGTCGCCAGAGCAATAGCCGGCGAAGAGCTGCTCGCCCGCACCTGCTGCGGGGCAGGCTGCAGCACAGCCATGATCAAGACATACGATAAGAGCAAAAGCAATGTTTGACGCAAACCCTTCATTCCCATTCTCATTTCCTATCCACTCCTTCTCTCCTGGTCGTGTTGCTATTCCACCCAGATTGGCGCGGTTGCGGCAAATTCTCCGTCATCCTGATACACCTTGACGAAGTAATAGCGCTGACCGACCGGCAGCTCCACCCGCAGATGAAGCTCCAGATCGGCGCACTTGGCACTATATAGCACCGTTCCCTGCTCGCCGATAATATCCGCTTGAACGATGCGACGCCCCGTATCCCTTCGATACGATGCCCGAATGTCAAAGGCCAGCTTGTCCGCAGCCGATATCCGGGAGCCCATGATGGCACCGTTGATTCGGAACCACACCTGCAGGAATAGCGCCGAAGTGAAATATACGCGTTGCCGGCGCACCGCGTCGAAGAAATGCTCCTCCGTCAGCCGATCCACCAGCACGCCTGTGCGAAGGGTGTTTGCGGTGCCCCATTGCCCATGGTGATTGTCCTGACTGCCTACGGGCGCCACATGCCATCCCAAATCAAGAGCCTTGACATAATAGTAGAGTCCGCCCAGCTCCTTCGATTCAATGGTGTTAATCTCCAGCATATGCATAACGCCATCAAGCTCGGGATCGTAAGGCGCGAACCCATCCAGATGGCGATTACCGCACGACCATGGATGATTCCACTGCTGGATGGAGTCGGGATAACGCTTCAGCAGCTCGTAGTAAGCGGGAATATAGTTATATTTGATTTCGTAAGCGTTAATGAAAAAATCCATGTTATACGTGTTCATATGGCCGAACTGGTTGTACCAGGTGGTCTCCGCGCCATACAACGCCAGGAAGGAGCCCTCCTCGGTCTTGGCTGCGGCAACCGCTTGGATGTCCCGCCACTTCCGGCTTTTGTCCCAGTCCAGGTCATGATCGTACAAATTGCTGTGCTCCGTAATGGCCAAAAAATCCAGCTCCCCCGTATATCTCGCGTAATCATACGCATGCTCCGACACACCAATGCCGTCCGAGAAGCCGGTATGGCTATGCAAATTGCCGAAATAGATGCTGTATTCTCCATTCGGCGCGGGTAAATCGACAGGACGCGGACGCGGCGCGGGCAGCGCCGGCGCCTGTGCAAGCCCAAGCCCGTGCAGCATCAGCGTCTGTTCCGGATCGATCGCTTTCAGTACGAGGCAGAGATCATGAATACCCGTCAGCGGCAAATGCTCGGGATGACGCAGCTCCCCGGCCAGGGTGGACCATCGCTTCCACTGCTTGAAGAGCACCAGCTCGCCAATAATGACTCCCTCCGGTCCTCCCAGTCTAGCTTCAAGAGTTGCCTTAAGGGATTTATCCGGATTCACGAAGCCGAACTCTCCCCTCAGTTGATTGACTCCCTGCGCGGTAAAATCAACGTCCTTGAACACCACATAAGAGCCGGTCATGGAGCTGGCCGCCACAATAGCCGTTCGCCCCGGTTCAAGCTCATCCTCCTTCCACAGCACGAAGCCCGCTCCCTCGTCCCATTCCGTTGCCAGAAATAACTGGCCTGCCTGCCTGGGAGCTGCCATTTCTTCCTGCGGCTCATCCGCTCCGAACACCTCGACATGTCGAAGCAACGCCCTCTCGTCGCTCGAGCAATACGTGACCGTTACACGGATATAACGGGCGATGGTTTCGACCTCATGCCGTATGCCTTGTATGGCAGCGATTTGGTTGTCCGTCTTGCTTGCGATTTCTGTCCAGTTCAATCCGTCTCTGCTGGCCTCTACGAAATAGTGAACGTAACGCTCGTCTTCCCCGTAAGCGCTTATCCGAATTTCCGTAATGGGCAATATATGCTGCAGATCAACCTTCCACCATTTGTAATAAGGGCCACCGCTCCAGCAGGTGTCGTCCCGGCCGTCAACGGCCATGCCCGCTTCGCAGCCCTCGATCGCACATTCAGCATTTGCCGGCTTGCCTCGGCTAAGCAGAACGGGCTGTGTCGTTCCGTATTCTCGTAATGGCTCTGTACTCATTCATGTATCACCCATTCAGCTAGTAATTGTGTCCGTCCAACTTATCCTTTGATCGCACCCATCATAACGCCCTTCACAAAATGCTTCTGCACCAGCGGGTACAAGAGCAGCATCGGCAGACTGGAGACGACGATCACCGCGTATTTGACGCCTTCCGTGAGCAGCAGCTGGTCGACCAAGCTTTCGCCTTGTCCGCCGACCATTCCCCCCATATCCTCTTGAATCAGCAGGTTGCGGATCACCATCTGCAGGGGCATTCTCCAATCGTCGTTCAAATATATAAGCGCCATAAAATACGCATTCCAATGGGCAACGGCATAATACATGGTCATAACCGCAATGATCGGCATCGACAACGGCAGCACAATGTGAGTCAGCGTTCGTATATTGCTGCACCCGTCCATAAACGCCGCTTCCTGCAATTCATAGGGAATGGACGTTTGAAAATAAGTGCGCATCACGATCAGGTTCCATACGCTGACCGCGCTCGGAATGACCATAACCCATAAATTGTTATATAAGCCCAGAACGTCCTTGTAGATCAGAAACGTCGGGATCAGACCGCCATTAAACAATAATGTGAAGGTAAACAGAAGCACCAGCACATGGCGCCCCACCAGGTCCCTGCGCGATAACGCATAGGCTCCCATGGTCGTCATGACGACATTAATAGATGTGCCCACCACCAGATAGAGGATGGAATTGCGGTAGCCGGTCCATATATCCGGATTTTGAAATACCTTGCGGTACGAGTTCAGCGTCAGATCCTGCGGCAGCAGCCACAGCTCGCCTTTCACAATCGCCCAGGGATTGCTCAGGGAAGCGCTGACGATGTAAATCAGCGGATACAGCGTTGCTGCCGTAATAAGCGTCAATATCGCATAAATGGCAATGTCATACATTCGCTCGCTGGCTGACTTCTTTCCAGAATGGTTCATGCTCCCCCTCCTCTACCATAGACTTGTGCCGCTGACGCGTTTAGCGATTTGGTTCACGGCAATAATTAGAATGAAATTAATGAAGGAATTGAATAAGCCCACCGCCGTCGAGAAGCTGAACTGCGAGCCTAGCAGGCCGACCTCATAGACATAGGTCGAAATCACGCTGGAGGACGAACGATTCAAATCGTTTTGCATCAAATAAATTTTTTCGAAGCCGATATCCATAATCGAGCCAAATTGGAAAATCAGCATAATTATCGCGGTCGGAATAAGCGCTGGCACAGCGATATGCCGAAGTCTCTGCAGCTTGGTTGCGCCGTCGATCATGGCCGCCTCGTACAGGCTTTTGTCCACCCCCGCCAGAACCGCTACGTACAGCACGGAAGCAAAGCCCATATTTTGCCATATATCAGAAAATACATAAATGCTCTTGAACAGCGCCGGCTCTGTCATAAAATAAACGGGATCGCCGCCCAGCCGGACGATGATGGTGTTGACCAGTCCTGTAGACGGAGACAGGAACGCCATGACGATCCCCACTAGAACGACGGTCGACAGAAAATGCGGCATAAAGGTGATGGACTGCACGCTTTTCCTGAACCGTCTGCTCTGCACCTCGTTAATGAGCAAGGCAAAAAGGATGGGGATTGGAAAAGCGACGATGATTTGATAAAGGCTAATGCCAAGCGTGTTGCGGATCAGCGTCCAGAACTGATAATTGTTGAAGAATCGTTCAAAATGCTTGAAGCCTGCCCAGCTGCTGTCCCAGAAGCCTTTGGCTGCGCTGAAGTCCTTGAAGGCAAGCTGGATGCCGTACATCGGCAAATATTTGAGCAACAAAAAATAAACGACGACGGGGAGAATGAGCAAATACAAATCCCAATTCCGTCGGACTGAGCGGGGAATACGCAGGCCGCGTTCTGTGCTTCTGGCACCGGATGTCATAACAGCACTCCTTTTTATCGCTAGTCCATAGACTGATGGGCAGCGCAGGATAAGGGCTTTCACCCCCATCCAACGCTGCCGTCGCATCCAGGCTACTTGGTATAACGCTCGTACGCCGCAGTGTAGATTTCGCGCAGCCGGTCAAGGCCCATCCGTTCAATCTGCTTGACATAGTCGTCGAACTCGTCCAGCGACGCCTTCCCCATCACGAATTCCGCCGTCCGCTGAGCGACCATGGGATAGATATCCGACTCCATCGCCAGCTTCTCTTCCGCCTCTGCCGCCGTAAAGCCGAATGGGGACCACAGCTCGTCCGGCAGGTAAGGCCTCAGCTTCTCTGCCGCTTCCTTCGCGGAGGGCTGTGTCTCGCCGCCTTTGAAGTAATCTTCAAGAATAAGCGTCGGAAGCGAGCCGCCTGCATACGGCACATATTTGGACACAACCTGGTCGAAGGACGAGCCCTCCGGAATTTCGTTGACAAGCTCCGGCAGGAAGTCGTAATGCCCGTCCGCGTTTTTCCCATACGATTCGCCTTCTATGCCCAGATACAGCATACGAATGCCTTCTTCGCTATAGAAGTAGTCGATCCATCTCATAGCTGCCTCGGGATGCGGATTCGAGCTGGAAATCATGAACGCGCCTTTGGAACCAAAGTGCCCGCGAGCGCTTGTGTAGAGCTGTTCTCCTGCAGGCCCGATCAAAGCTTGATCCAATCCGGCATAGTCGTCCGCGTTCGTATTCGCTCTCGCGATGACGTTGCCGAAGGAGAATGCGCCTACCTGGTTTTGTTCATTAAGCGCCAGAACCTTCGCGCCTGTATTCGTGAAGATTTCCTGATCAAGCAGCTTCTCCGTGTAGAGCTTGTTCATGAAGGTCAGTAATTCCTTGTATGCGTCACTGATTGGGAAAAATCTCAGCTCGCCTGACTCGGGATCGACATCCCAGTTGCCGTTGCCCATACCACGATTGCCAAGTCCAAACGCTCCGCGCAGCACGTGTATCGCTTCATCAAGCGAATCCGCCGTGAATGGCACCTCGTCCGCCTGACCGTTCCCGTTCATATCTCCATCGCGGAATGCCTTAAGCGTCTCGTACAATTCCTCTGTCGTCTTCGGCATACTCATGCCCGCCTTGTCCAGCCAGCTCCGATTGAGGAACAGCTTCCGCCAGATCTCGATGCTCGGGGAATCCGTCAAGCTCGGCATAGCGTAGATGTTGCCTTCAGCCGTCTCCAAGCCTTTGCGAATATCAGGATACTTCTCCATGACGGCCTTGAAGTTCGGCGCGTACTGATCGATTAATTCGTTCAGCCTCATCAGCGAGCCGTCGGCTCCATACTTGTCCACATCACTGTCGGGCATCTTGGTCCGGAAGAACACATCCGGCAATTCATTGCTGGCAAGGGCCAGATTACGTTTCTCGGTCATATCGGCACTCGTATACTCATCCCATTCCATGTGAATGCCGGTCATCTCCTCGTACTTCTGCCAAACCCGAATTTCATTCCAGTCTGTCGGCTGTGCAGGGCTGAGCATAACCATTGCGGACATCGTAATGGGCTCGTTCACAATCGGGAAGCCTGTATCGTTCAGCAGGGCAGGCTTGCTTGTCTCCGTCGGCGGCGCAGAAGCGCTTGCTCCCTTCGTATTCGTATTCGTATTGTTATTGCCGCTGCATGCCGCCAGCGTAGATGCCGCCATTACACACGTCAACATAACCGATAATGCTTTTCTCATAACATCGTTCCTCCCAGTTGATCCCATTTATTTTACAGAATATTAAGAATATTGTGACAATAATGAGCGTGTCTTGATCCCGCATCGTCATACCTGATGTCAGCTGAACGCTGATGCTTGTATCATCGACACGGGCTGGGCAGCGCGACGCGAGCGGTAACGCGCCTAAGACTCCACTGCCTGCTCCATTGGATGAAAGCGCCGCTAACCGCCGCTTCTTGTTCCGGTGGCCAAGGATTCGGCATATGCCGCTTTTTTCCGCAGCTTCTGCTTATACTTGTATTTGTATTTGTCGCTGATAATGAAGCTTTCACAATATTCGATGATGTGTTCCTGCGCGCTTGTTACTCTGGTCAGATGCATGACGGCCGTATTCTTCTTGATCTGCAGCATGGAGGCGATATGGGCCGGACAGTTCGCTGCCTCAACCTCGACCTCCGCTTCCTCCGCCATAAGACCGGAGCAATGGAAAATGGTCATATATAATCCGTCGCGATCCAGATCCACTTCTGTCGCCTTCTCCAAATATCGGCTTGGAATATAGGATCGTTCCCAAGCAAATAGTTCGCCGCCGATATGCCTCAGCCTGATCAGTTCATGAATGGGCTCATGCTCACTCACTTCCAGCTGCCGCATCAAGAGTGCTGAAGGCTGCACCTGCAGGAACGAAATCATTTGGAACGACGATTCCAGCCCGCTGCTCTCAAGCTCTTTGGACAAGCTGTAATTACTGGACAGCTCATGCTCGAATTGCGGCAGAGATACGAATGTGCCTTTTCCTTGCTTGCGCACCAGATAACCCTCCTGCACAAGCCCTTTGATCACCTCGCGCACCGTTATTCGGCTGACTCCGTATTCATCGCACAGCTCTCTTTCGCTGGCGATCTGCGCGCCTGGCGCCCAAACCTTGCTCTGAATCTTCTCCAGCATTTTGCTTCTAAGCTGATATTGGAGGGTGACCGGCAGCTTGTCATTGAGCATTCTTTCGACCTCCCTTCTCTTTACAAATTCTTTAAAGTGGTTATAACCACTCCGTTTAACTGGTTATAACATTATGTCATATTAGACTTGAAGTCAATATCATTTACAAAGACTAAAAGATAAAAGCCGCCAGCACTTAGGCTGGCGGCAGTTGGAATGGCTGCTGTTAACGTTTCAGCACATATTCAATAATCGGTTCCATCTCGTAGGGATCCGTCGTGGACTCGAAGCGCTCGAACACTTCCCCTTCGCGATCGATTAGAAACTTTGTAAAATTCCACTTGATAGAGTCGCCCTCCATATAGTGAGGCAGCTTCTCTTGAATGAGCGCAATTAATATTTTGGCGACGGGATGCTTCTCATTGAACCCTCTAAACGGCTTGGAATCCGCCAGATGGGTGAACAACGGATGTGCGTCATGATCGCGCACGTTCAACTTCTGGAACATCGGGAAGCTAACGCCATAATTCAAGAGGCAGAACGCTTCGACCTTCTCGTTGCTGTCCGGCTCCTGATCAGCGAACTGATTGCAGGGGAATCCCAGAACGACCAGTCCCTGCTCCTTGTATTTCTCGTACAGGTTCTGAAGCTCCTTGTACTGGAACGTAAAGCCGCATTGGCTTGCCGTGTTCACAATGAGCAGCACTTTCCCCTTGAATTCCTCCAACGATACTTCGCGGCCGTTCATAGCTGTGACTGAATAGGAATAGACGCTCACTGAAACTCCTCCTGGTGACTAATAATAGGTCTTGTCATCCCATTATACATGTCTGTATAAGGTTTGTATATAGTTGTCCCCTATTAGACCGACTGTTGTTGACTCATGGCAACAGCCGTCTTCCGCCTCCCGTACGCCACCGGGAGCATCGCCGCGCACAGCAGGGCGCAGATGATGTACATCCATGAATAAGACAGCAGGTCGGCTGCCGGTCCCATCAGAATGCCGCCGAGCGACACGCCCAGATCAGCCGAAGCGATGAACAGACCGATCAGAACGTTGCGGCTATGCTGCGGCAGAACGAAGGACAAGTAGGTCATCAGCGATGGATAAAGGATCGCCTGAGCCAAGCCCATCAGGACAGCGCCCAGGTAGAAGAAGATGAAGCCTCCGGAAGCTGCAATCCCGACGAATAGAGAAGCCAGCGCAAGAACAAGGATCGTGCCCATCATAAAAGCATTATGCCATTGGCCATCCGACGGTACGCGTGTCCGAAGCGTGAACCTGGCCAGCACAACGGTGCCTGCCTGCAGCATGAGATAGATGCCGGCGCTGCCGCCGGACACCTCCGCCGCATACAAAGGAACAAATGCGGTAACCGCCCCGAATACGAGCGAAGCCGCCAACATAATGGAGCAGCTTCGGGACAAGGCGCGATTCCGGAGGAGCTGTCCAAGCGACTCCAGCATGCCCGATCCCTTCTTGTCCGCGGCCTGCTGTTCCACACCTTTCTCGTTCGCGGCCTGCCCGCCTCCCGAGACGTCCGAGGTTCCATTCGATTGCGGCGCCATTCGGACCGTATACCCGAACAGTCCCGTCAACACAGCGATTGCTATCATGACAAAGGCGAACGCGCTCATGTCCCCGCCGTCCCATAAGCTAATGGCCAGCAGCGGGCCAACGATGCCCGGCATATACGTGAACAGCGAATAGAGCGAGATGCCCTGCGCGCGGTCCTTATCCGGCAGGGCGTCAATGATGCCGATCTGCAGCGCCATGGAGAAAAACGCCGTACACACGCCCTGCAGCATCCGAGCGAAAAAATAGCCCGGAAGCCCCGTAAACGTGTATAGAATGAGCGCCAGCCCGTTCAAAATGAGGATCGTGCGCAGCACCTTCACCGGACCCCGCTGCTGTATGATGCGCCCTGCCCATGGACGGAAGAACATCGTCGTGAGCAAATAAGCGCCCATAACGATGCCGATGGTCGTATTGCTCGCCCCCAGCGATTCGCCGCGCAGCGGAATAATGACGTTCAATATGGCATTGCCGCTGAAGAACAGCAGAGCCAGTCCATATAGTCGCATAAAAGGCCATGATAATGCACCGCGCATCGCAAATTCTCTCCCAACCTTATATCGTAATCGACGACGCCAGCAGCTTCTGCGCGTAAGAGGACTGTACGCTTCCCAGCCTGCTCGTCTCCAGCAGCTCTTCCATGCGGCCATCCCGGAATATCATAATCCGGTCGCACAAGTAGGCAGCTGCCTGAATGTCATGCGTAATAAAAATATAGCTCGTGCTGCTGCGCTCCTTGAGCCCCTTGAGCAGCTCCAGCACCTGAGCCTGCACCGATACGTCGAGCGAGCTCACCGCCTCGTCCAGCAGTATGCAGCTGGGCGCCGTGGAGATCGCTCTGGCGATACAGACGCGCTGCGCTTCTCCGCCTGACATTTCGTGCGCATATTTCGAGCTGTAGCTTACTGGCAGGCCAACGAGCTGCAGCAGCTCGCCCACCTTGTCCTTCATCTCGCTCCGCGTCATCCCAAGCGCCTGCATCGGCTCCATAAGCGCCTGCTCGACAGTGAAATACGGATTCAGGGAGGATCTGTAATTTTGAAAGACAGCGCTTATGGCGCCCGCCCGCGC
This genomic window contains:
- a CDS encoding carbohydrate ABC transporter permease, coding for MNHSGKKSASERMYDIAIYAILTLITAATLYPLIYIVSASLSNPWAIVKGELWLLPQDLTLNSYRKVFQNPDIWTGYRNSILYLVVGTSINVVMTTMGAYALSRRDLVGRHVLVLLFTFTLLFNGGLIPTFLIYKDVLGLYNNLWVMVIPSAVSVWNLIVMRTYFQTSIPYELQEAAFMDGCSNIRTLTHIVLPLSMPIIAVMTMYYAVAHWNAYFMALIYLNDDWRMPLQMVIRNLLIQEDMGGMVGGQGESLVDQLLLTEGVKYAVIVVSSLPMLLLYPLVQKHFVKGVMMGAIKG
- a CDS encoding ABC transporter permease subunit yields the protein MTSGARSTERGLRIPRSVRRNWDLYLLILPVVVYFLLLKYLPMYGIQLAFKDFSAAKGFWDSSWAGFKHFERFFNNYQFWTLIRNTLGISLYQIIVAFPIPILFALLINEVQSRRFRKSVQSITFMPHFLSTVVLVGIVMAFLSPSTGLVNTIIVRLGGDPVYFMTEPALFKSIYVFSDIWQNMGFASVLYVAVLAGVDKSLYEAAMIDGATKLQRLRHIAVPALIPTAIIMLIFQFGSIMDIGFEKIYLMQNDLNRSSSSVISTYVYEVGLLGSQFSFSTAVGLFNSFINFILIIAVNQIAKRVSGTSLW
- a CDS encoding CehA/McbA family metallohydrolase, which produces MSTEPLREYGTTQPVLLSRGKPANAECAIEGCEAGMAVDGRDDTCWSGGPYYKWWKVDLQHILPITEIRISAYGEDERYVHYFVEASRDGLNWTEIASKTDNQIAAIQGIRHEVETIARYIRVTVTYCSSDERALLRHVEVFGADEPQEEMAAPRQAGQLFLATEWDEGAGFVLWKEDELEPGRTAIVAASSMTGSYVVFKDVDFTAQGVNQLRGEFGFVNPDKSLKATLEARLGGPEGVIIGELVLFKQWKRWSTLAGELRHPEHLPLTGIHDLCLVLKAIDPEQTLMLHGLGLAQAPALPAPRPRPVDLPAPNGEYSIYFGNLHSHTGFSDGIGVSEHAYDYARYTGELDFLAITEHSNLYDHDLDWDKSRKWRDIQAVAAAKTEEGSFLALYGAETTWYNQFGHMNTYNMDFFINAYEIKYNYIPAYYELLKRYPDSIQQWNHPWSCGNRHLDGFAPYDPELDGVMHMLEINTIESKELGGLYYYVKALDLGWHVAPVGSQDNHHGQWGTANTLRTGVLVDRLTEEHFFDAVRRQRVYFTSALFLQVWFRINGAIMGSRISAADKLAFDIRASYRRDTGRRIVQADIIGEQGTVLYSAKCADLELHLRVELPVGQRYYFVKVYQDDGEFAATAPIWVE
- a CDS encoding phosphodiester glycosidase family protein translates to MRMGMKGLRQTLLLLLSYVLIMAVLQPAPQQVRASSSSPAIALATAADLEQLRTNPAGHYRLAADIALSGTFQPISAFSGTLDGAGHVISGLTVAGGASQPKAAFIIDNYGLIENIGFTDVDVTSLDTNSSYWAAGIAARNLGTIREAFVTGEVSGGYRSAGVAVSNTGTIRHVYADASVSAKVESGGLVAVSEAGSRLEGSYVVPDVQSADNNTGGITAYAYTGAVIRDNAVLAGTIVSGGSNIGRIVGRLNGTPTLENNIASVSALVQGAAASGGTLSNKHGQNATDAALGDPSIYEGTLGWDYSKRWRISAVLDRPVLRSVPEQHAIELSTAADLEQLRTSPDLDYVLTADIALSGMFQPIASFSGTLDGDGHIITGLTVAGSASLPKAAFIVDNYGVIERIGFRQVDSTSLDTSSIYWASGIAARNLGTIREAFVTGDVSGGYRSAAIAVSNSGTIRHVYTDASVHAKVESGGLVAVSEAGSLLEGSYVVPDVESAGNNTGGITAYAYTGAVIRDNVVLAGTIKNGGTNIGRIVGRMNGTPTLANNFASVGALVQGSPVTGGTTSNAQGMDASASTLDRPWFYEETLGWNFSAVWRWSAALDHPGLRSVPEQQAIQLSTAADLEQLRTNPGGDYVLSADIELNGMFQPIPSFNGTLDGNGHVISGLHAAGSVSQPKAAFVVDNYGVIERIGFSNVAVTSLDTNSTYWAAGIAARNLGTIREAFVTGTVSGGYRSAGVAVSNTGTIRHVYADASVSARVESGGLVAVSEAGSRLIGSYVVPDVQSEENNTGGITAYAYTGAVIQGNAVLAGTIDNVGGNIGRIVGRLNGTPTLASNIASVNALVQGAAATGGAAGNGQGADAADGSLVAQATYESALNWDFRHIWVLDKEEGRPQLQSLPQAGTAYKPIILSVLRDQSVTVAPGVVHRQMDFVDRYGHLQKANIIDVDLTRPDVSIIVGVKDNQIPPTDANGNYIRIEDSEGHDSIKATVAEQAATTHISGKKVVAGVNGEFYTEQGPEGYMIKDGSSVINGVRISGVDGKSYPLHGFFGIKDDGTPVIGTYDEDWEGVRDDLYQASGGQYWLVKDGGVQDFRGKVISSPSHPDYDEQTYYRHNDRHPRTAVGIRSDGSVFFVVVDGRGAGGSTGFYIEELGRYMKELGAYQALNMDGGGSSTAATLNSSGGYDINNTPINKVDGVNTPGVPREVFSSLLVVVDEP